One Streptomyces lincolnensis genomic region harbors:
- a CDS encoding substrate-binding domain-containing protein, giving the protein MATDTLKSTTGAGGASGLRRLLLDNGALTALIVLVVALSALSGNFLTADNLLNIGVQAAVTAILAFGVTFVIVSAGIDLSVGSVAALSATVLAWSAADHGVPVALAVVLAVVVGIAAGLVNGFLIAYGKLPPFIATLAMLSVGRGLSLVISGGNPIPFPDSVSHLGDTLGDWLPVPVLVMIVMGLVAAFVLGKTYIGRSMYAIGGNEEAARLSGLRVSRQKLVVYALSGLFAAVAGIVLAARLSSAQPQAANGYELDAIAAVVIGGASLAGGTGKASGTLIGALILAVLRNGLNLLNVSTFWQQVVIGVVIALAVLLDTVRRKAGATTPVASGLGGGGKGRQAATYGLAAVVTVAVIGATSLLHNGGSGSTTPRVGLAISTLNNPFYVSLRAGAQAEAKKLGVDLTVTDAQNDASQQANQLQNFTSSGLDVIIVNAVDSDAVSPAAKAVNKTGTPLIAVDRSVNNADSVSFVASDNVTGGKLAARELAEKLGGRGRIAILQGMAGTSASRERGAGFAEGLKAYPGIKVVARQPADWDRTKGLDVMTNLMQAHPDIDGVFAENDEMALGAIKALGAKAGKSVQVIGFDGTADGLTAVKAGTLYASVAQQPTELGRIAVQNAVKTAEDEKVAKSVMVPVKVVTKENVAGFTG; this is encoded by the coding sequence GTGGCCACTGACACGCTCAAGAGCACGACGGGCGCGGGTGGCGCCTCGGGGCTGCGCCGGCTCCTGCTCGACAACGGCGCGCTCACCGCGCTGATCGTCCTCGTCGTCGCGCTGTCGGCGCTGTCGGGGAACTTCCTGACGGCCGACAACCTCCTCAACATCGGCGTCCAGGCCGCCGTGACGGCCATTCTCGCCTTCGGCGTCACCTTCGTGATCGTCTCGGCGGGCATCGACCTGTCGGTCGGCTCGGTGGCCGCCCTCTCCGCGACCGTGCTGGCCTGGAGCGCCGCCGACCACGGTGTCCCGGTCGCCCTCGCGGTGGTCCTGGCGGTCGTCGTCGGCATCGCGGCCGGGCTGGTCAACGGTTTCCTGATCGCCTACGGCAAGCTGCCGCCGTTCATCGCGACGCTCGCCATGCTGTCGGTGGGCCGCGGTCTGTCCCTGGTGATCTCCGGCGGCAACCCGATCCCCTTCCCCGACTCGGTCTCCCACCTCGGCGACACCCTCGGCGACTGGCTGCCGGTACCGGTGCTGGTCATGATCGTCATGGGGCTCGTCGCGGCCTTCGTGCTCGGAAAGACGTACATCGGCCGGTCCATGTACGCGATCGGCGGCAACGAGGAGGCCGCACGCCTGTCCGGGCTGCGGGTGTCCCGGCAGAAGCTGGTCGTCTACGCCCTGTCGGGCCTGTTCGCGGCTGTCGCCGGCATCGTGCTGGCGGCCCGGCTCTCCTCGGCGCAGCCGCAGGCCGCCAACGGCTACGAGCTGGACGCGATCGCCGCGGTCGTCATCGGCGGTGCCTCACTCGCGGGCGGCACCGGCAAGGCGTCCGGCACGCTGATCGGCGCGCTGATCCTGGCGGTGCTGCGCAACGGCCTCAACCTGCTCAACGTGTCCACCTTCTGGCAGCAGGTCGTGATCGGTGTCGTCATCGCGCTGGCGGTGCTGCTGGACACGGTGCGCCGCAAGGCGGGCGCGACGACCCCGGTGGCCTCGGGCCTCGGCGGCGGTGGCAAGGGCAGGCAGGCGGCGACGTACGGGCTCGCGGCCGTGGTGACCGTGGCCGTCATCGGCGCGACCTCGCTGCTGCACAACGGCGGTTCGGGCTCGACGACCCCGAGGGTGGGGCTCGCCATCTCCACGCTGAACAACCCCTTCTATGTGTCGCTGCGGGCGGGCGCCCAGGCCGAGGCGAAGAAACTGGGGGTGGACCTCACCGTCACCGACGCCCAGAACGACGCGTCGCAGCAGGCCAACCAGCTCCAGAACTTCACCAGTTCGGGGCTCGACGTGATCATCGTCAACGCCGTCGACTCGGACGCCGTCAGCCCGGCGGCGAAGGCCGTGAACAAGACCGGCACCCCGCTGATCGCCGTCGACCGCTCGGTGAACAACGCGGACAGCGTGTCGTTCGTCGCCTCGGACAACGTCACCGGCGGCAAGCTCGCGGCCAGGGAACTCGCCGAGAAGCTGGGCGGCCGGGGCAGGATCGCGATCCTCCAGGGCATGGCCGGCACCTCCGCCAGCCGGGAGCGCGGCGCGGGCTTCGCCGAGGGGCTGAAGGCCTACCCGGGCATCAAGGTGGTCGCCAGGCAGCCCGCCGACTGGGACCGCACCAAGGGCCTGGACGTCATGACCAACCTGATGCAGGCCCACCCGGACATCGACGGTGTCTTCGCGGAGAACGACGAGATGGCGCTCGGCGCGATCAAGGCGCTGGGTGCCAAGGCCGGCAAGTCCGTCCAGGTCATCGGCTTCGACGGAACCGCGGACGGCCTGACGGCCGTCAAGGCGGGCACGCTGTACGCGTCGGTGGCGCAGCAGCCGACGGAACTCGGCCGGATCGCGGTACAGAACGCTGTCAAAACGGCCGAGGACGAGAAGGTCGCGAAGTCGGTGATGGTGCCGGTGAAGGTGGTGACGAAGGAGAACGTGGCCGGCTTCACGGGCTGA
- a CDS encoding LacI family DNA-binding transcriptional regulator, with the protein MASIKDVAAEAGVSVATVSRVLNDHPSVSAEARTRVLAAVEALGYRPNAVARSLRTDQTHTLGLVISDVMNPYFTELARSVEEEARALGYSVIIGNADERPDLQDHHVRNLLDRRIDGLLVSPTDGGSPLMLDAARAGTPMVFVDRWIPGVDVPVVRADGREAVRDLVAHLHGLGHRRLAIIAGPAATTTGQERVAAFREALHACGLDLPDVYIGQGDFQADSGRRVTEGFLDLPEPPEVVFAADNLMALGALDAVRARGMRVPDDIALAAFDDIPWFVHTDPPITAIAQPTGELGRAAVRALVDRIEGRPPEPVTLPARLVVRRSCGEDATENRSKP; encoded by the coding sequence ATGGCGAGCATCAAGGACGTCGCTGCCGAGGCGGGCGTTTCCGTCGCCACGGTCTCGCGTGTCCTGAACGACCATCCGTCGGTCAGCGCGGAGGCACGCACGCGCGTGCTGGCCGCCGTCGAGGCGCTGGGCTACCGCCCGAACGCCGTCGCCCGCTCCCTGCGCACCGACCAGACCCACACCCTCGGCCTGGTCATCAGCGACGTGATGAACCCCTACTTCACCGAGCTGGCCCGCTCCGTCGAGGAGGAGGCCCGCGCGCTGGGCTACAGCGTCATCATCGGCAACGCCGACGAGCGGCCCGACCTCCAGGACCATCACGTACGGAACCTGCTGGACCGCCGTATCGACGGACTCCTCGTCTCCCCCACCGACGGCGGCTCCCCGCTGATGCTGGACGCCGCACGGGCCGGGACGCCGATGGTGTTCGTGGACCGGTGGATCCCGGGCGTGGACGTGCCGGTGGTGCGCGCGGACGGGCGGGAGGCCGTGCGGGATCTCGTGGCCCATCTGCACGGGCTGGGGCACCGCAGGCTCGCCATCATCGCGGGACCCGCCGCCACCACGACCGGCCAGGAGCGGGTGGCGGCCTTCCGGGAGGCGCTGCACGCCTGCGGTCTCGACCTGCCCGACGTCTACATCGGACAGGGCGACTTCCAGGCCGACAGCGGACGCCGGGTCACCGAGGGCTTCCTCGACCTGCCCGAGCCGCCCGAGGTCGTGTTCGCGGCCGACAACCTGATGGCGCTCGGCGCGCTGGACGCCGTACGCGCGCGCGGGATGCGCGTCCCGGACGACATCGCGCTGGCCGCGTTCGACGACATCCCCTGGTTCGTGCACACCGATCCGCCGATCACCGCGATCGCCCAGCCCACGGGCGAGCTGGGGCGCGCCGCCGTGCGCGCGCTGGTGGACCGCATCGAGGGACGGCCCCCCGAGCCCGTCACCCTCCCCGCCCGTCTCGTCGTACGTCGTTCGTGCGGCGAGGACGCCACCGAGAACAGGAGTAAGCCGTGA
- a CDS encoding sugar ABC transporter ATP-binding protein, producing MSDPDELLRIEGIRKTFPGVVALDGVDFGLRRGEVHVLLGENGAGKSTLIKMLSGAYTPDAGRILVDGEETRIHGAQDSERLGIATIYQEFNLVPDLTVAENIFLGRQPRRFGVIDRKRMEADAEVLLARVGVNVSPRARVRELGIARLQMVEIAKALSLNARVLIMDEPTAVLTSEEVDKLFAIVRTLREDGVGIVFITHHLEEIAALGDRVTVIRDGKSVGEVPASTSEDELVRLMVGRSIEQQYPRERADTGAALLSVEGLTRDGVFHDISFEVHAGEVVGIAGLVGAGRTEVVRAVFGADPYDRGTVKVSGAPLKGHDVTSAMAAGIGLIPEDRKGQGLVLDQSVEENLGLVTMRSATRGGIVDLKGQREAAARIAGQLGVRMAGLGQHVRTLSGGNQQKVVIGKWLLADTRVLILDEPTRGIDVGAKVEIYQLVNELTAAGAAVLMISSDLPEVLGMSDRVLVMAQGRIAGELSADEATQDAVMALAVSTNTVKNQKEAPRGH from the coding sequence GTGAGCGACCCGGACGAGTTGCTGCGCATCGAGGGCATACGGAAGACCTTCCCGGGCGTGGTCGCGCTGGACGGCGTGGACTTCGGTCTGCGCCGCGGCGAGGTGCATGTGCTGCTCGGTGAGAACGGCGCGGGCAAGAGCACGCTCATCAAGATGCTCTCCGGCGCCTACACACCCGACGCCGGGCGGATCCTGGTCGACGGCGAGGAGACGCGCATCCACGGCGCGCAGGACTCCGAACGCCTCGGGATCGCCACCATCTACCAGGAGTTCAACCTCGTCCCCGACCTCACGGTCGCCGAGAACATCTTCCTGGGCCGGCAGCCGCGCCGCTTCGGCGTGATCGACCGCAAGAGGATGGAGGCCGACGCCGAGGTCCTGCTCGCGCGGGTGGGTGTGAACGTCTCGCCCCGCGCGCGGGTGCGTGAACTCGGTATCGCGCGCCTCCAGATGGTCGAGATCGCCAAGGCGCTGAGTCTGAACGCGCGCGTGCTGATCATGGACGAGCCGACCGCCGTGCTCACCTCCGAGGAGGTGGACAAGCTCTTCGCGATCGTGCGCACGCTGCGCGAGGACGGCGTCGGCATCGTGTTCATCACGCACCATCTGGAGGAGATCGCCGCCCTGGGCGACCGGGTCACGGTCATCCGGGACGGGAAGTCCGTCGGAGAGGTCCCGGCCTCCACCTCCGAGGACGAGCTCGTCCGCCTGATGGTGGGCCGCTCGATCGAGCAGCAGTACCCGCGCGAACGGGCCGACACCGGTGCCGCGTTGCTCTCCGTCGAGGGCCTGACCCGCGACGGTGTCTTCCACGACATCAGCTTCGAGGTGCACGCCGGTGAGGTCGTCGGCATCGCGGGGCTCGTCGGGGCGGGCCGTACGGAGGTGGTGCGGGCGGTCTTCGGGGCCGACCCGTACGACAGGGGCACGGTGAAGGTCTCCGGGGCGCCCCTGAAGGGACATGACGTCACCTCCGCCATGGCGGCCGGCATCGGGCTCATCCCCGAGGACCGCAAGGGCCAGGGGCTGGTGCTCGACCAGTCCGTCGAGGAGAACCTCGGGCTGGTGACCATGCGGTCGGCCACCCGCGGCGGAATCGTCGACCTCAAGGGCCAGCGTGAGGCGGCCGCGCGGATCGCCGGGCAGCTCGGCGTGCGGATGGCCGGTCTCGGCCAGCACGTGCGGACCCTGTCCGGCGGCAACCAGCAGAAGGTCGTCATCGGCAAGTGGCTGCTCGCCGACACCAGGGTGCTCATCCTCGACGAGCCGACGCGCGGGATCGACGTCGGCGCCAAGGTCGAGATCTACCAGCTCGTCAACGAACTCACCGCGGCCGGTGCGGCCGTCCTGATGATCTCCAGCGACCTTCCCGAGGTGCTCGGCATGAGCGACCGGGTGCTGGTGATGGCCCAGGGCCGGATCGCGGGCGAACTCTCCGCCGACGAGGCCACGCAGGACGCCGTGATGGCACTCGCCGTCAGCACGAACACAGTGAAGAACCAGAAGGAGGCCCCCCGTGGCCACTGA